One window of the Seriola aureovittata isolate HTS-2021-v1 ecotype China chromosome 22, ASM2101889v1, whole genome shotgun sequence genome contains the following:
- the zgc:193726 gene encoding uncharacterized protein zgc:193726 isoform X2: MKSLLSVALFLMIMMMMLMASVSAGPLPPSLNQTRHDDQDTESFHLLQNKEENSTRFESRQNINVSLDVTSNGSWSNARPVPPVVIRNALHGCFLPTCLTVNLGSSLQVGDETAGGATSDAFGIGKK, encoded by the exons aTGAAGTCGCTTCTGTCTGTCGCTCTGTTCCtcatgattatgatgatgatgctgatggcgtctgtgtctgctggtcctcttcctccttccctcaaCCAGACCAG ACATGACGATCAGGACACGGAGAGTTTTCACCTGctgcaaaacaaagaggaaaactcCACCAG attTGAGTCTCGTCAGAACATCAACGTGTCGCT GGATGTGACGTCCAATGGCAGCTGGAGCAATGCACGTCCCGTCCCCCCTGT TGTCATCAGGAACGCCCTGCATGGCTGCTTCCTCCCCACCTGTCTCACAGTGAACCTCGGCTCCTCCCTGCAGGTCGGGGATGAGACTGCTGGCGGTGCCACTTCGGACGCGTTCGGCATTGGAAAGAAatga
- the lamtor4 gene encoding ragulator complex protein LAMTOR4 isoform X2 — protein MTTAALTAGLERIPDQLGYLVISEDGVLASAGELENDEHTAGVMMEMVRTASRFRLPGSADPPFKRMSVILEDFVYTVTVSGQKVFVVKRQNNQQEPISV, from the exons at GACCACTGCGGCTCTGACTGCGGGTCTGGAGCGGATCCCGGATCAGCTCGGGTACCTGGTCATCAGTGAGGACGGGGTCCTGGCT TCTGCAGGTGAGCTGGAGAATGATGAACACACAGCTGGTGTGATGATGGAGATGGTTCGAACAGCGAGTCGTTTCAGGTTACCTGGATCAGCTGATCCGCCCTTCAAACGCATGTCAg TGATCCTGGAGGACTTCGTTTACACGGTGACAGTTTCTGGTCAAAAGGTTTTTGTGGTCAAACGTCAGAACAACCAGCAGGAGCCAATCAGCGTCTGA
- the zgc:193726 gene encoding uncharacterized protein zgc:193726 isoform X3 — translation MKSLLSVALFLMIMMMMLMASVSAGPLPPSLNQTRHDDQDTESFHLLQNKEENSTRFESRQNINVSLYGDVTSNGSWSNARPVPPVFTLPPNTL, via the exons aTGAAGTCGCTTCTGTCTGTCGCTCTGTTCCtcatgattatgatgatgatgctgatggcgtctgtgtctgctggtcctcttcctccttccctcaaCCAGACCAG ACATGACGATCAGGACACGGAGAGTTTTCACCTGctgcaaaacaaagaggaaaactcCACCAG attTGAGTCTCGTCAGAACATCAACGTGTCGCTGTATGG GGATGTGACGTCCAATGGCAGCTGGAGCAATGCACGTCCCGTCCCCCCTGT cttcaCTCTTCCACCGAACACACTGTAA
- the lamtor4 gene encoding ragulator complex protein LAMTOR4 isoform X1, which translates to MTTAALTAGLERIPDQLGYLVISEDGVLASAGELENDEHTAGVMMEMVRTASRFRLPGSADPPFKRMSVILEDFVYTVTVSGQKVFVVKRQNNQQEPISV; encoded by the exons atg ACCACTGCGGCTCTGACTGCGGGTCTGGAGCGGATCCCGGATCAGCTCGGGTACCTGGTCATCAGTGAGGACGGGGTCCTGGCT TCTGCAGGTGAGCTGGAGAATGATGAACACACAGCTGGTGTGATGATGGAGATGGTTCGAACAGCGAGTCGTTTCAGGTTACCTGGATCAGCTGATCCGCCCTTCAAACGCATGTCAg TGATCCTGGAGGACTTCGTTTACACGGTGACAGTTTCTGGTCAAAAGGTTTTTGTGGTCAAACGTCAGAACAACCAGCAGGAGCCAATCAGCGTCTGA
- the zgc:193726 gene encoding uncharacterized protein zgc:193726 isoform X4 — translation MKSLLSVALFLMIMMMMLMASVSAGPLPPSLNQTRHDDQDTESFHLLQNKEENSTRFESRQNINVSLDVTSNGSWSNARPVPPVFTLPPNTL, via the exons aTGAAGTCGCTTCTGTCTGTCGCTCTGTTCCtcatgattatgatgatgatgctgatggcgtctgtgtctgctggtcctcttcctccttccctcaaCCAGACCAG ACATGACGATCAGGACACGGAGAGTTTTCACCTGctgcaaaacaaagaggaaaactcCACCAG attTGAGTCTCGTCAGAACATCAACGTGTCGCT GGATGTGACGTCCAATGGCAGCTGGAGCAATGCACGTCCCGTCCCCCCTGT cttcaCTCTTCCACCGAACACACTGTAA
- the zgc:193726 gene encoding uncharacterized protein zgc:193726 isoform X1: MKSLLSVALFLMIMMMMLMASVSAGPLPPSLNQTRHDDQDTESFHLLQNKEENSTRFESRQNINVSLYGDVTSNGSWSNARPVPPVVIRNALHGCFLPTCLTVNLGSSLQVGDETAGGATSDAFGIGKK, translated from the exons aTGAAGTCGCTTCTGTCTGTCGCTCTGTTCCtcatgattatgatgatgatgctgatggcgtctgtgtctgctggtcctcttcctccttccctcaaCCAGACCAG ACATGACGATCAGGACACGGAGAGTTTTCACCTGctgcaaaacaaagaggaaaactcCACCAG attTGAGTCTCGTCAGAACATCAACGTGTCGCTGTATGG GGATGTGACGTCCAATGGCAGCTGGAGCAATGCACGTCCCGTCCCCCCTGT TGTCATCAGGAACGCCCTGCATGGCTGCTTCCTCCCCACCTGTCTCACAGTGAACCTCGGCTCCTCCCTGCAGGTCGGGGATGAGACTGCTGGCGGTGCCACTTCGGACGCGTTCGGCATTGGAAAGAAatga
- the atp6v1f gene encoding V-type proton ATPase subunit F, protein MAGRGKLIAVIGDEDTCTGFLLGGVGELNKNRKPNFLVVEKDTSITEIEETFKSFLARNDIGIILINQFIAEMIRHAIDAHMQSIPAVLEIPSKEHPYDASKDSILRRAKGMFSAEDFR, encoded by the exons ATGGCTGGTCGCGGGAAACTGATCGCCGTTATTGGTGACGAGGACACGTGCACCGGCTTCCTGCTCGGGGGGGTCGGTGAACTCAACAAGAACCGAAAACCGAATTTCTTGGTGGTGGAGAAGGACACGAGCATCACGGAGATCGAGGAGACCTTCAA GAGTTTCTTGGCGCGTAACGACATCGGCATCATCCTGATTAACCAGTTCATCGCCGAGATGATTCGTCACGCAATCGACGCTCACATGCAGTCGATCCCCGCCGTCCTGGAGATCCCGTCAAAAGAGCATCCGTACGACGCGTCCAAGGACTCCATCCTGCGCCGGGCCAAGGGCATGTTTTCCGCCGAAGATTTCCGATAA
- the dennd6b gene encoding protein DENND6B yields the protein MNSFDGSGSPRHDEMAGGGDSRCPWSRFASWLECVCVVTFDLELGQAIELVYPPDVKLTEKEKTSICYLSFPDSYSGCLGDTQFSFRLRQSVGRRASRFRDDAYNRDAPVTLQREVSHFFGYVYFRQVKDVSVKRGYFQKSLVLVSRMPYTHLFHSLLQIIAPEFFEKLEPCLEAVCNEIDQWPSPVPGLTLNLPVMGVVLQVRIPSKSDKPGGSPVKQAAKENLLPAPTLLPTIHELDLFKCFQSALIHLQMLWELMLLGEPVVVMAPSPTISSETVLALVSSISPLKFCCDFRPYFTIHDSEFREYTTRTQAPPNVVLGVTNPFFIKTFQSWPHIVRLGEIRMAGDLPKQVKVKKLSKLKTLDTKPGIYTAYKTFLHKDKILIKRLLKGIQRKRPSEVQSAILRRHLLELTQSFIIPLERYMAGLMPLQRSVTPWKTPPQIRPFSQDEFMSTLDHTGPQLTSMLKGDWMGLYRKFFRSPNFDGWYRQRHKEMTQKLESLHLEVICDADLLGWTKDKSEVEIVDLILKLREKLIKARRQQLQVKDGVLHKLHTFINTMITTLSEDLQSVLHTHREHTLNTH from the exons ATGAACTCGTTTGACGGCTCCGGTTCTCCGCGACATGACGAGATGGCGGGCGGCGGGGACAGCCGGTGTCCATGGTCCCGCTTCGCCTCCtggttggagtgtgtgtgtgtcgttacCTTCGACCTGGAGCTCGGACAAGCCATAGAG CTGGTTTATCCTCCAGATGTGAAACTCACTGAGAAGGAG AAAACCAGCATATGCTACCTGTCCTTCCCCGACTCGTATTCAG GATGCCTCGGGGACACTCAGTTCAGCTTCAGGTTACGTCAGTCGGTCGGTCGCAGAGCTTCGAGGTTCAGAGACGATGCTTATAACCGAGACGCTCCTGTTACTCTGCAG AGGGAAGTGTCCCACTTCTTTGGTTACGTCTATTTCAGACAAGTTAAGGACGTCTCAGTGAAGAGAGGATACTTCCAGAAG TCCCTGGTGTTGGTGTCCAGGATGCCGTACACTCATCTGTTCCACTCACTGCTGCAGATCATTGCACCTGAGTTctttgagaagctggagccTTGTCTCGAAGCAG TTTGTAACGAGATTGACCAGTGGCCTTCACCTGTACCTGGACTGACCCTTAACCTGCCTGTGATGGGCGTGGTCTTAcag GTGAGGATTCCTTCAAAATCAGACAAACCCGGAGGAAGTCCAGTCAAACAGGCTGCtaaagag aACCTCCTGCCGGCTCCGACGCTGCTGCCCACGATCCATGAACTGGACCTCTTCAA GTGTTTCCAGTCAGCGCTCATCCACCTGCAGATGCTCTGGGAGCTCATGTTACTCGGGGAACCGGTGGTTGTCATGGCGCCGTCTCCCACCATCTCCTCGGAAACTGTGCTGGCCCTCGTCAG CTCCATCAGTCCTCTGAAGTTCTGCTGCGACTTTCGTCCTTATTTCACCAtccatgacagtgagttcagagAGTACACCACCAGGACACAGGCCCC ACCTAACGTGGTTCTGGGAGTCACCAACCCGTTCTTCATAAAGACGTTCCAGTCGTGGCCTCACATCGTTAGACTGGGAGAGATCAGGATGGCAG GTGATTTACCCAAAcaggtgaaggtgaagaagctgtccaaactgaaaacactggaCACCAAACCAG ggatcTACACAGCGTACAAGACGTTTCTACACAAAGACAAGATCCTGATTAAAAGGCTGTTGAAG GGCATCCAGAGGAAGAGACCGTCAGAGGTTCAAAGCGCCATCCTGAGGAGACACCTGTTAGAGCTGACGCAGAGCTTCATCATCCCTCTG GAGCGGTACATGGCAGGCCTGATGCCTCTGCAGAGATCTGTGACGCCTTGGAag aCGCCTCCTCAGATTCGACCCTTCAGTCAGGACGAGTTCATGTCCACTCTGGATCACACTGGGCCTCAGCTCACCTCAATGCTCAAAGGTGATTGGATGGGACTGTACAG GAAGTTCTTTAGGTCTCCGAACTTTGATGGTTGGTATCGTCAGCGACACAAAGAGATGACTCAGAAACTGGAGAGTCTTCACCTGGAGGTCATCTGTGACGCT GACCTGCTCGGTTGGACCAAAGACAAGTCTGAGGTGGAGATCGTAGATCTGattctgaagctcagagagaAACTG attaAAGCTcgcagacagcagctgcaggtgaaggACGGAGTTTTACACAAACTACACACTTTTATAAATACAATGATCACAACACTGTCTGAAGACCTGCAGAgtgttctacacacacacagagaacacacactgaacacacactga